CTTTTTTTGACAACTGGTTTAACTGCTCTTGATTGTTCAACTCTGGTTTTTGGCTCATCCTATCGTTACATTACCCAGTTTTCTTCTCGGTTGCAACTATTTATCTCTTTTTGATACCTGAATACTTACGAAATTCTTTTATATATAGTTTCATTAGGTGGTTTTTAAAGTTAGGTCTTTTTGAACTTCAAACCCCAAAACAACCACGCTCTGACTGGATCTTTATCCTCGATACTACTTTTGATCATAGCCCTAAAAAGTGTTTTCTAATTCTTGGTCTTCCTTATCAACAATGATGGTTACAAAAGCACAATTCTGTTGTAATGACCCTTTATACCTATCCAAAGCTAACCGACGCGAAAAGAGATGTGGAATTGATTAGATTGTGGATTTCCCAAAAGTCCCTAACTACTCAAAAGACTTATATTACTATCAGTAGGCAATTCCTCACCTTTGTGGGAAAAGATTTACAAGAGGTGAAGCTGGAAGATATTTTGTTGTGGTTGGAATCGTTTCAACTGCGCGGTAAAAGTCAGAATACGATTAACAATAAATTGGCTGCTATTAAGTCTTTGTTTAGCTTTGGGGTGAAAACTGGCTATTTGTTCGCTAATCCCGCATCAATGATTAAGACTACCAAGGCTAAAGATGCCTTGAATGAAAGGATTTTACAAGCTGAAGAGGTTAAAAACTTAATTAATGCAGCTACCAATGAACGCGATCGCGCTATTCTCATTCTTTTATATATCTTGGGCTTGAGAATATCTGAGCTAGTAGGTTTGAATTGGTCGGATTTTCAACCGACCTCCGAAGCGATCGCTGTAACCATATTCGGTAAGGGTCATAAAACTAGAACTTTGTTAATAGGTAATCAGTTATGGTCGGAACTCCAGCAGCTGACTAAAAGTGATCGAACTGAAGCTGTGTTTTTATCGAGGTTTGGCAATCGGTTAGACCGTCATGCGATCCATCGGTTAATTAAGAAAGCAGTAGAGAAAGCAGGGATTAACCCCCATACTTCCGCTCACTGGCTGCGTCATGCCCATGCTTGTCATAGTTTGAATAATGGTGCAGGAATCGATCTGTTGATGAAGTCTCTAGGGCATAGTTCACTAGCGGTAACTTCGAGATACCTTCATGTGCAACCATCGGAGTGTACGAGTAAGTTTATCGATTTGGATTGAGGGTGCGATCGCCCCGTCAGATGAAAGGGCATCAGCACATTGATTGCGACATTCTCACGAAGCGTCATCGCCTAGAAGCTGGATGTAATTTTAGCGTGAGGGATGCTGGGGTTTCGCGACTCTTATCCAATCATGCTGGTGAGGTTGTTACAGCAGAGTCTTGGTCATGCGAGTGTGACTACTACCGAGAGGTATCTGCATATCAGTCCTGACGCTGGTAGTAGTCAGTTTATTGAGTTTTAATGGTTTGGTTTTGTGTAGTCTCGAAATTAGACTGTGTTGCAGCTTTAATTAATGGCAAGATACTCTCGATAAAGTCTGAATCTGAAAGCTGTTTTTTTTCATCTTTAACCATGTTATAACGCTCCAGTTTTAGTGTTTCTAATATGCGCGGATTGTTCAGACAATATGTTTCTACGCCAAAAAAGTTAATCGAAGATAGCTCCGATTGGTTAGCACCAGCCCAATCAATTGTTTCCCATCCGATCCAGACAAAATGTAATACTGTTTTTTGGTAGTAATAAGTCAATATAGCTCTAGGGTAATGTTCATTTTCTGATAATCCACAGTAAGTTTCGTAGTACCTCCAATTGCTGTTCTTTTTAAGCGAACCTCTAATATATTTATTTTTAGTTTTGACGCAAGCAGAATTAACAACCGAACCTTCAAGGTCGTTAAGTCCAACTGCGATCGCTATATGGCAATAACCATCATTTAGTTCATGATTGTACCAATACCCCAATATTAAAGATCTAACATTAGGAAATAAAGAAGTTTTTCTATTGATGGCGCGTAATAGTTTGGTCAATACGCCTTCTGATGTTGGAGTTTTGGGTATATATTTAGTAATTTTAGTACTGTTAAGAGAAGGAGCAATAAGCTCGATGTAATACCTTTCTTTTT
This window of the Coleofasciculaceae cyanobacterium genome carries:
- a CDS encoding GIY-YIG nuclease family protein; amino-acid sequence: MDKDDWRTWKKVFLRNKELLPEYSGIYIVADQTYFVLYVGKSKNIKSRWNGHHRHKQLIRRDRKDRRFYIYFNHFSEDKLGEKERYYIELIAPSLNSTKITKYIPKTPTSEGVLTKLLRAINRKTSLFPNVRSLILGYWYNHELNDGYCHIAIAVGLNDLEGSVVNSACVKTKNKYIRGSLKKNSNWRYYETYCGLSENEHYPRAILTYYYQKTVLHFVWIGWETIDWAGANQSELSSINFFGVETYCLNNPRILETLKLERYNMVKDEKKQLSDSDFIESILPLIKAATQSNFETTQNQTIKTQ
- a CDS encoding tyrosine-type recombinase/integrase, with the protein product MTLYTYPKLTDAKRDVELIRLWISQKSLTTQKTYITISRQFLTFVGKDLQEVKLEDILLWLESFQLRGKSQNTINNKLAAIKSLFSFGVKTGYLFANPASMIKTTKAKDALNERILQAEEVKNLINAATNERDRAILILLYILGLRISELVGLNWSDFQPTSEAIAVTIFGKGHKTRTLLIGNQLWSELQQLTKSDRTEAVFLSRFGNRLDRHAIHRLIKKAVEKAGINPHTSAHWLRHAHACHSLNNGAGIDLLMKSLGHSSLAVTSRYLHVQPSECTSKFIDLD